The Haloplasma contractile SSD-17B DNA segment CTCTTGTACTGATTTAAAATATCCATAGATTTTTGATTAAGTTGAATCGAAGTTCTCTTCATATCTGAGCTCCCTTTCATTACTATAATAAATAATAGTTTATTTTTACTAGATCACTTTTTGCTTATTTTGATATTTTTCATGAGTTGATATATGATACGCAGAACTAAAGATAGTTTGAAATAATTCTTTAAATTTATTTTTTGAATTAAATTCACTCAATTTTAAGGGATAAAAGTTTAGAATATCTGTATCTAATTCAAAATATATAATAAACTCATTTGACCTCTTTTCAGTTTTTATTGTAAGCTGTTCGTTAATGAATACATGCATTATATTCTCATCTTTTACACATGATACATTCCTAAAAACAATAAGTTCAATAATATTAAGAATTTCATCATTCATCGTATCTACCCCTAACGTAATTATTATATAATCAGATCCTTAGCTATATCCTTATATCGATTCCCTTGGATAACAAATTCTTAATGTATTTCTCTTTTCTTTCTTCCTCCGTCATATTGTCGCGATCTTTTTGTGCCTCTATCAGATCCCAATGCTCACTTCTTACAGGGATTAATAATGCATTAGACGACGTTGAAAAGTCCTTACTAATTGACTCCCTCACTTCTTTTACTCTATTCTCTAAAAAAAGATTTTTATTATGATATATAAACGAATGATGGGCGTTTATTATAGATTTATCCAAGATACTGGATAAATCTTTTATTTCATCAATTTTCACGGTAAATTCTAACCCTTGGTTCTTTAACTCACTTTTCTTAATGTTTAACTTTTTTATATGCGTTACCAATTCCTGTCTAACATATTTAGAATGCTGTTTTTTTTCTATGAATTCATCCAGCGTCTTTAGAATTTCATCGTCACTGTATTGAAGAAAAAATAAGACGTTAGCTATTTTTTTACATACATCAGTTGAGTTTCTAGTGTTTAATTTCAGTAACGGAGTTCCGTTAAACATAGTATTAAGAAAATTTTTCTTCTGTATTGAATATCTACTTTTAGACTCTAAGTATTTTTCCAATGATACACGTATTACTGAATTTTTAAGTTTATCAAAGATTTTTTGTTTATCTTGTTCAATCATACTCTCATATAGTTCACTCCTATTCTCATGATGTACTTTTCTAAGATCCCTTGATAATTCTATATACTCATCATACTTATCTTTGTATGGTTGAGATTTTAGAATAATATCATCTATGATAAAACTAACTTGTGCAAGCAAACTATCATAATTTTCTAATAGATCAGTGATTTTTTTAACTGACAAATCAATCTTATTCTTTTGTAGGAATTTTAATTGGTTATGACTTAAAGAGTCCTCATTTTCTAATCTTTCTTTAATCTGTACTAAAATATTCTGATTTGATACTAAAGCCTGGTATTGTACTTTACCAATCCCTTTATTCACCTGTAACAAAGTTGTATATAGTATATCTAAATGAGATTTTAGCTCTTCATGAAATTGAGTATCCGATTTAAATAATTTTATTTCATTTATTTTCTCTTCTCTCATTTTTAAAATCTCTTTTCTATACTCGCTATAAAAGATACTTATTGCCTTTTTTCTTATATTATTTATTACTGCCTTAGTGTTATATCCATCTCTTTGTGTTCCAGAGTAGATAATAAAATGCAAATGAGGCATTAACCCAGCTTCCTCTACTTGATCCTCTTCTGGTTTTTCATGGTAAGCACATAACCACTCAAAGTCATAATCTGATATATTTAACTCTTCTTTAAACATAGTTGCAATTATTTTAGCTTTTTCGATCATCACTTCACGAGAAAATCCATATTCTAACGATTCATCTTCGGTTATACTGATAATTGGATAATAAATCACTCCACTCTTCTTATATTTGAAACTCTGTTTCACTGACTCAACATCAATTCCAGTACCAGAGAATAACACTTCACTTCCATCTCGATGTTCAATATAATCACTATAATTTTGAATAAAATCATCTGGTGATTCACCAGCATTATGAACATTACTATATGTTTCTTTAAATTTTGGATTATCTATAGGGTTTTCTGCTAACATTCCCTTGTTGTCAAGCGTTAACTTTCCACCATTTTCGATATAACTCATGTAGTCCTGCATAAAGTTATCCTTATTACCCAAATTTCTATATCTGATTTTTACGATCATGTAACCACCCCCAATTGAAATGACATTGTTAATACCACCTTTCTTCAATTTTATTTATGAATCAATATATTTTACTATATTAATCATCCCATTTGATTCATGCTACTCTATATAACACATATACACAGATAGGCAAGATAAGTAAAACACATTAAAAAATACATGTGTTTTACATTTTCAGGTAATTTTACAAGTAAAATTCCAAGATATAGCTTTAAAACAACTTTTCGAGAAAATACATAAATTTATACTTAGAGAAAAATGCATAAAATTTTTTCTGGTGTATAGTTTTATGTATTTTTAATCGTCTCTCTCTGTGTTAACATATATTTAGATTTATATAAATTTTATATAAATACAATACAACGATCTACGATTATCCATACGTTTTCCTTTGCGAAGTAATTTTTTATATAAATTTTGTGTAATCCTATATGAGTATTATTATGAGAAAATAATTATTAGTGTAATTTTTATATAATTTGAATAAAATTTATATAAAATAGCTGGTTTTCACTAGTTAATTATAATTATTTATATAAAATTTATATAATTTATATAAATTTTATATAAATAAGTTGCAAAACTATTTTTTATATGATATAATTTAAAGGGATACTATATGTATTTTAATTACATTATAAGGTATAATGTAAGTTAATGTCAAATATTATTTGATTTTTTAAAATATTTTATAATAAAAGAAGAGAAAGATTCTTTAATTTTAACAGAATCTTTCTCTTTTTTATGTGCTATATCGAGTATTAATTTAATCTTTTCTTTTCTCTATTCTCCTTAATTTTATCAAATACTTCTTTTCCAAGAACAGCTTCTGCTTCTTCATCAGTCATTCCACCGGGTAGGGTTCCTTCTTTAAGAGCCTTATCACCATCGATCACCTTAATGCTACCGTTTTTCACACCCATTTTAATCAATTCTTTTAGTTCAGCATCCACTCTATTGCATCCCCTTTCACTCAAATTATTATATCTCTAATTTATTATTATGGCCACTAATAATCTTTTTAGCTGTTTCGTCATCAATACTAGCATCTGGATAATAATGCCACGATTCCTCTAATGGTTTTGCTAATCCACAATCCAGTGCTTGCTTCATTATGTCATTAAATTCTTTACTCTCTGAAAAGCGTTCTTTTTTCTTTTCATCAATGAAAGAAGTAAGTTCATCTTTTTGAGATAGAATTTTTGTTTTAATTGATTCAATTGTTGAATGATCTATTTTCTTTTTAGTGTTGAATATAATCTCATGGTTCTTTAGTCCAATCGTTTTAATTTCAACAGTAGGTTCTACCTGAACCGAAAACTCTATAAAGTAATTAGGATAAATTAATATCGTAACTTGCTCTTCTTTACCCTTCTTTTCTTTTTTAGAGATTTCATTTTGTATCATTTGATAAACATCATCGTACTTTACTTCAATACCAACACTAGACAACACATTCTCAATCAACTCAATTTGATTCATTAAATCTCTCCCTCATATTTTTCTGTTTTCTATATAATATACTATTCTAATCTTAATCCAATTTATTCGTTTTTTTGACTCTTAATAAACAATACAAAATTTCTTATTTGTTTTATGTCATCACTGGTTAGTGTAAAGGGTGGTTTTAAGATCAGTTCAATTGTTTGATCGATAACCTCTTTTTTTGTTGTAACTGTTTCCTCAGCAGAATTACCATCAATCCCCAATAGATAATCAGCAGTTACAGAATATAATTTAGTTAGTTTGATTAATATATCATAACTTGGTTGTCGTTTCCCATTTTCATATAATGATATAACACTTTCACTTAATGATAATAGCTTAGCTAATTCTTTTATTGTATAACCATGTTCTTTTCTTAATGATCTCAATCGCTTTTCAATCATACTATCACCTTCTTTTCTATAAGTTAATTATAAACTTTACTGTTAGTATAGTAAATAAGTACTATAAAACTTTACTGATTGCAATGTTTTTTTAAAATAATATTGACTATTAGTTATTATATTGATATAATTTACTTGACTGATAGTAAATTATATTAAGAAGGTGATGGAATTGTACCTTACCACTATAAATAACCTCAAGCCTAATAAAAAAGAATCTAATTATTTGAAATCTCAATTTAAAGTTGCCACAGAACTTCACGATGATATGATGATCGATCTTTTTCGATCAATACATTCTTATGAGCAAAAACTAATGGATGGTCTAACGAAACACTTTACAATGGCATATAGAAATCCACTTTCCAAATCTCCAATGAAATATATCATCTCCGATGTAACAAAAAAATTTCAAACCTACTTTCATAACGTAAAACAAGAACCGAGTTGTAAACCTCCAAATCTAAATGTTTATGAACTAAATACATTAATTTCAAAAAACTTTAGGTTTGATACTAACTCTGATAAACAATTAACACCAGAGGCATTAACCTATGTAGAGAATTTAAAAGACAATGCCTTTATAAAACCACCCCTATGTTTGAAACCAAATAAAAAGTCTGCCCAATTAGTATTTAACAAGTCATACTTTACGATTTTTAAACAAACTATATATTTTTCTAACGAAGCTGATGTTTTCCATAACCCTCTTCCATTCAAAGTTCCTCTTCCATTTCATTTAACGTTTAGAGACATTCATCAGATTCGAATTTCATTAGAGCTCAATCAATTTAAAGTTTATTTTCTATATAACATAAATCTAGAACACAAGTCTTCAGAAGTTGATAATAATAACTTCCTAGCAATTGATATAGGACTAAAGAACTTTTGTACGATGGTAAACAACGTCAATAATCAAGCAATCATAATAGATGGAAAGCCTATTAAGGCATACTACCACAATTTCAATTACAAAGTCAGAAATTATAAGAAGAAGTTAAAAAGACTTCACCAAGATACGAGCACAAAGAAATTAGCTAATCTATACAATAAGCGGAAAGCATTCACCACGAATTATCTACACCAAGTTAGTAGTTATATAATCAAATACTGTAAAAAAAACAACATAAAGAAAATTATTTTTGGATACAACAAAGGGATGAAAGAACAGTTGTATAAGACAACTTCTAAAAAAGGAATATTCTTTCAAATTCCATATTCAAAACTTGTTAATTACCTCAGTTATAAGTGTAAGTTAAATCATATTGAATTTATCATTCAAGAAGAGTCCTACACCTCTAAATGTGATAGTTTAGCATTAGAACCCTTAAATTTTAAAAAAGATTATAAGGGAGAACGCGTAACACGAGGTTTGTATAAATCATCTACTGGTAAGTTGATTAATGCAGATGTGAATGCTGCCATTAATATAGCAAGAAAAGCTATCGGTAAATCTCTTGATCCCTGGGTAAAAGAATTAGCTAGTTCTGGCGTTATGAGTATGCCACTAAGAATTTCTGTATAAGAAATCTTATTAAGAGAAGAGAATTCTCAACTCATAAGATAAGATTGAAATCTATAATACTAGTTAAAATTCTTTACTTTACGATTAATGAGGCCGCTGATATAGGTGATGTGAATTCGCCTTTAAGAAACCGGAATCACTTTTCATGTTCTTATAAAGAATAGACATGACATTACTCCTATTATTAAATTAATATAAAAATAGTTGCATTTCTTAATCCATGGTAAGAGAAGCAAATCTATAATGGGTATTTAGAGTATACCTTTAAGAGTAGTTACTTTTATAAATTGTCATGATTCATTTCACATAAATAAAATGGGATTTATCGCTAGAAGGCATAAATCCCATTTTAAATTATGAAAAAATATATTTTTTTTGAAAATATTTTTTATTTAAAATTTATATAAATCGTAGAATAGCAGAAGCATAAATTGCATTTTTATATAAAGTTTATATAAATTTTATTCAAATTTTATATAAATCTATGAGCCCGTGCTTTTTGATTGTTTTCAAGTGTTAATTAAGGAATTTGTAATCAAATACAAACTGTATTATACTATTAGAAATTATATATCATACCTGAAGATATGCGATTACAAGACTATTCATTAAAATATAATTGAGGTGGAATTATGAAAAAAGCTTTTGCTTATTGTCGTTATAGTAGTGATCATCAAAGAAATGAAAGTATCGATGCACAATTACGTGCTATACGTAAATATGCTGATAATAATGATATCCTTATTGTTCAAACATATATTGATGAAGCAAGGAGTGCTACAACTGATAACCGTCCTGATTTTCTTAGAATGTTTGAAGACATTGAAAAAGTAGAAGTCGACACAGTGCTAGTTCACAAATTAGATCGCTTCTCTAGAGATAAATACGATAGTGCCATTTATAAGAAAAAACTTAAAGAGAAAAACATTACATTATTCTCTATTACTGAACAGCTCGGTGACAACCCAGAGGATATTATATTAGAAAGTTTGTTAGAAGGGATGTCCCAATACTACATTGCAAATCTATCTCGTGAGACAATGAAAGGCTTAATGGAGAATGCTCATAGGGGATTACATAATGGAGGTACTCCACCTCTTGGATATGATGTTGACCCAGAAACAAAAAAGTATATAATCAATGAGACAGAAGCTCAAGCAGTGCGATTAATTTTTGAACTCTATATTAAGGGCATGGGATACGTTAAACTCTGTGATGAGTTAAATAAGCGTGGTTTTACAACCAAGACAGGACGTGCATTCAGAAAGAACAGTTTTGAATCTATCCTACAGAATGAAAAGTATAAAGGAACGTACGTGTACAATAAGACACTTCAGAAGGTGAATGGTAAGCGTAATAATCGTATTAAAAAGAAAGACGATGAAATCATAAGAGTTGACGGTGTTATACCGGCGATCATATCAAAGGATACATGGAACGAAGCTCGTAAGCGTAAAGAATTAAATAAACATACCACTAATCATAAAAAGCAAAATTACCTGCTAAATGGATTAATTTACTGTGGTAAATGCGACTCTAAATTAGTTGGAAATAGTAGAACTGCAGGTCGTAACAAAACGAGATACGTTACATATGACTGCTATAAAAGGAGGCAAACTAAACAATGCGACCTAAAATCTGTTAACAAAGAGTTTATTGAAAAGCAAGTCGTCAAGGAAATAGAAAAGATGTTACTTGATAAAGATTTTCTAAAGTCTCGTATGGATGAGATTAAGAGTAGTAACAATCAAAAACAAAAGAAAATTCAATCTGAGATTAAAGCATTAGAACATAACCTCTCAAAAATTAATCGAGAAACAGAAAATATTATCATTGTAATTAAACAAGGGCTATTTAATGATCAATTGAATTTGGAACTTAAAAAGTTAGAAGAATCGAAAGAAGAGATCTTTATGAAAATCGATGAATTAAATGCTAAGTTAAAAGAAATTATCACCGAAGATAAGATTGAAGATGTCATTAATTCGTATGCAGATAACCTAAATCATATTAAGGCGCTACGTGAACAGCAACAGCATTTATCTACTAGAAAGGTTAAAAATGAGAATTATTTAAATAATAATCCAGGTATTATAGAACTCGATGGAAAAAAGGTTCGCTCGTTACACTATTTACAAAGAACAATTGACAACATGCAAATAGGTAAACAATCAGAAGTCATTGAACATGAAAAAAAGTCAACTCTAGAACAAGTTGACTTCATTAAACAAAATTATATTAAAGACTTTTATGACTTTATATCATTAGAAGATAAAGCTCAGCTAATTCGTGAATTCGTCAATAAAGTAGTTATTAACGAAGAATATGCTGATGTTTACTTCGATATTGTGCATAAGAATGGTGGAGATGGAGGGAGTCGAACCCGCGTCCGAGAATTCATACTTATAAAATATAATAACTAACATCGCTATATTATTTTATTAAGTATCAGAAGTTCTTCCCCTACTCCCACTTCCCAACCATCTTTTTATTATATACTAGGGTTTCATTTCGGTTGATGTAGGAGTGTCTTCTGCATTTTAGTAGGTGCTTTCTGCCAGCTTGGTTACGGGTATAGGCTAGTTCTATTTTTCCACTGGTCTTTTGTAAGTACTCTTTAAATATGCTTGCATTCTTTTTTTTGACTCCTATGATACTAGGGCAGGCAAAGCTGTGGTCGTAGTTTAATCTTAGGAGTCCTTTTTTAATTAACAGGTATCTAGGATTGTCGATTGAGGATAGGAGTTCTTTCATGGCACTAGCAAAGACTCGTTTTTCGTGGCGCGTTGCCCTGTCTAAAATACATTGAATCATCGTGTCGTGTGAGTCAGATTCTATGAGCACTTTTGATTCGATTGTACTTATTTCACCAATGTCCTTTAATGTAGATAAGATACAATTTCCTAGTGTTTTAATTGTCTTCTTTGGTGATATGTATTTTAGTAGTTTATAATATCCAATCGTCATTAAGTAGATGACTACCGATATGAAAGTAAGATATATGATCGTGTTAAAAAATGAATCAGTGGTGATGGGTGCTCTTAAAAGTCCCCTTATTAACGTAATTAACACCATGCTTAGTAAGGTTTCGTTTAGTAGATTAATAAATATAAATTTCTTAGGTAGTACTTTTGGAGGAATTTCACTTGTTTCCATAATGACTGGGTGTACGGTTCCATGTAAGGTCTTATTCCACTTGTCTACCATTTTCATGCGATTGTTTGCTAATGTCAGCATATTATGGTTGATCTGTTTAATTCCATTTCGGTTAAAAGGTGGTTTTATAATATCAATACGATCGATGCCACTTTCGATTGTCTCACCATTGTAGCTTGGTCCTAGAAAGCCATTAAAGCGTCTCTTAAGCGTATCAAAGTCTTCCGATACGATTTCATCTTTTTCTTCGATGGTCATTGCGTATAGTTTTTCAGCTAAGGAATCGGTAAACATATAGGTAGGCTCGATTGTTGCTAAATGCCAGATGTTTGCTGTTTTATCTGGATTGTGCCTGTCAACGCGGATAGCTCGTCCACGCATTTGGTTCGATAGCATAAAACTCCCTACAAAGCTTGCTAGTATTAAGCTATTGATACATGGTGAGTCCCAGCCTTCTCCAAGTAGCGACTTGGTACCGATTAGGATATTGATTGATCCCTGTTCAAATACTTTTGTCATGATTTTTACTTTATGTTTATTCGAACCCTTAAACCTGATTTCACTGTAATCGGTATTTGGTATTGGTTTTACGGATAAGTCGATTCCGTCTTCATTCGCATATGTTTTAATTTGCTCGATTACACTGTTTGGTACGATGATCAATGAACCGGATAAGACCCCTATTTTTACCTCGTTTCCTACTTCTAAACGTATACGCTCATAGATACTGACAATCCCCATTGTATTTGGCATGTTTCCTGTTGCAATGTATGGCATCATATCCTTTTTTATATAATCCGTTAATACTAGCATTCGTAAGTCACCTTTTAATGAGGCAGCTTCTGATTTAGCAATTTCTGCGATGCTATTTAATTTACCTGATGATGATATTAGTAGCCGTTTTAATTTATTATTTAATTTCAGTTTCACTTTCTTCCGTTCTATTAAACCACTTGATTTTAATTGCTTCTTAATATCAGTTGATCTCTCTTTTGTAAATAGTGCTGGGTTGTCGATAATGTATTGGAATGCAATCTCTGCAAAGGTTAGCTTAAACCTTAAAGGCAACCTGCCACTAGGTGATACCAGTTTAACTAGCTTCTTAGGGATTGTCATTCCTTTGAATTTGGCCACTGTTAGTAATGCGATATACTCTTTAGGGTTTTCTAAAATCAGTTCAGTTTGTTCTTTATACGTTTTAAAGAGATGATCCATTAATGTCTGGAATGAGTCGCCATTTACAATCTCATTAATCGTCTTGAATACGGTCTCTTTATAGTCTTTTATTGTTTCGATTTCAGGTTCCGTTGGGTAGTTAAAATAGATATAATCTTGATGCGGGCATAGTGTCCCTTGTGAAACGAGTTCTGGTATAAATATCTCCTCATCGATTTCTCCACATAGTGATGTATAACGTTGCCATTCAGCTGTTGAACTATCGTATGGAGGAGTTGCTGTTAATGAAATGACGGTTATGTCATTGCCTAGTTGTTTTAAAAAGAGTTCTAAAGACCGTTGCCACTCAGTTCTTAAATGATGCGCTTCATCTAAACAAATGGTTTTGATTTTATGTTCCTTTACTGTTTTAATTAGATCGAGCGTAGTATAATCAATCGCTTGTTCATCTTCATATAATTCCTCATCACGTTCATCATCAATTTGTTTATTCAGTGCAGCATGTAAGCCTTGATAGGTGACCGATGTTAGTAACTTGATCTTCGTTAAGTCATAGGAAACATAGTCGTCTATATGTTGGTCCTGATCAATAAACTTTTCTTCAAATCGTTCTCCCCATTGTTGACGGATCGTAATCGACGGTGAAAAGATAAGCGCAGGTGCATCGAGTCGTCTTATTAATTCTAATCCCAATATGGTTTTCCCGCTTCCTGGTGCAGCCACTATATGTACTTTACGGTCATCTAAGTATTCGGTAACATTGTCTAGTACATTTTGCTGATACGTTCTAAATTCACCGTGGAATGATACGTTTTTGAAATCTTTCATTATAATAACCCCCTTGTATGATAGTCCTTTATTTGATTTAATCAATGTTATATCATAATCTTCAAATTTAGTAATAGACGTTTTGTGAATTCTATTTATACGATTGTTTTTTTTATCCTATTTTACCATATTCTGTATGTCGATACAATTTTACACAGGCTGATGCTAGGATCAGGAAATCGGATGCTTAATTAGAATTACAGAACTATAATTTCGACATCACAGATAAAAGCACATATTGATTAATACTCGTTGACTTGATTGACTTAATCGGACTGAAAGTATGCACATAAGTAAGCAAAAAACTCCTATCCATGCATGAGAGCATATAATAGGAGTTTTCTTATATATTTAGATCTATTCAAGTTAATAGATAGTATGTTTATTCAAATACTTTAAGTCGCTGATCAATTGATTCAAATTCCTTTTCACCTGGTTTACCTTCTTTACTACCAACTGGCATCTGAGCCATTAAAGTCCAGTGATCAGGGATTTCCCATTCTTCTTTAACTTTTTCATCAATCAAAGGATTATAATGTTGTAATGAGGCACCAAGTCCTTCATCTTCTAGGGCAGTCCAGACTACATGTTGTAGCATTCCATTTGACTGCATTGACCAAAGTGGAAATTTATCCTTGTATAAGTCATATTTGTCTTGTAGAGATTCGATGACTTCTACGTCTTCAAAGAATAGTACGGTACAATACCCACTTCTAAATGAAGTGTTTATTTTTACTTCAGTTGAACCGTAATCATTTTTTGGAATAATCTCACGTAGGGTTTCTTTTGTAAGGTCCCATAGTTTTTTATGATGGTCATTAAACAATACAACAACTCTTGCACTTTGTGAATTGAAGGCAGATGGAGTATGTAAAACAGCTTCTTCAATAATTTCTTCAATACGTTCCTCACTCACATCTTTCTGATCTCCAATTTCATAATAACTACGTCTTTCTTTAATAGCTTTTAAAAAATCCGTAGCGATAAATAACACCTCCGTATTAGTTTTTAGATTTAATGTTTCTAATAATAGTTTACTATATATTTCCTTATAATTCCAATGATACGCTGTTTAGTGATATTTGACCGGGTAAGAACGCATATTACGAATTGAAGACCCTTTTATATGGAACCTTGAAATGATACGTCTTAAAAATTTCATTATTAATACTTCTCTATTTATTTAGTAAATCTAGTGATTTATCTGTGTATTCAATCTAACAACTATAGGGACAGTTACACCATTCTCTTGATTTTATCTTTAGCTATAGGTAGGTTATTGATTATACACATGATATTATTCGAATCATATGATTTATACAATAATCGATTTTAATATAATCAGAATTAAAAAATAATTTACTATATTTTCTAGAAATGTTAAAATTAAGAGTAAAAAATAAAGTTAAGAGGGGGAATCTCTATGATGAATGTGAATGACAGTAACTTCAAGTTTTTTATAAGAACCTTTTTATTATCCGGTATACCATTTGGTAGTATAATGTCAATATTTTATATGATTAGTGATGGATTCTTTGATGGAATCGGTAGAGGTATATTAGGTGGTATATTTTTTGGTTTTTTAATGGCATTGTTCAATCTTCGTCAAAGAAAGAAATTTAAGAACTATATTGAGGATGTTTTAGACACTGAAACTGTAATCTATGACGGAGAAGCAAGTTCCTTAAAACGGTTTGAGGCTGTTGGAGGTTGGTTGTTTTTAACATCTGACTCATTATTATTTAAATCGCACAAACTAAACATTCAAACACATGAAACTGAAATCGATATTAGAGAAATCGCAACGGTTACTACAGGAAAAACATTAAAAATAGTACCGAATAAACTAATAATCGAAAAAATCGATGGCAAAACCCTAAAGTTTACAGTCAATAACCGCAAGGTGTGGGTTGAAAAAATCTCAGAACTTATAAACTAATAAT contains these protein-coding regions:
- a CDS encoding helix-turn-helix domain-containing protein yields the protein MIEKRLRSLRKEHGYTIKELAKLLSLSESVISLYENGKRQPSYDILIKLTKLYSVTADYLLGIDGNSAEETVTTKKEVIDQTIELILKPPFTLTSDDIKQIRNFVLFIKSQKNE
- a CDS encoding RNA-guided endonuclease InsQ/TnpB family protein encodes the protein MKSQFKVATELHDDMMIDLFRSIHSYEQKLMDGLTKHFTMAYRNPLSKSPMKYIISDVTKKFQTYFHNVKQEPSCKPPNLNVYELNTLISKNFRFDTNSDKQLTPEALTYVENLKDNAFIKPPLCLKPNKKSAQLVFNKSYFTIFKQTIYFSNEADVFHNPLPFKVPLPFHLTFRDIHQIRISLELNQFKVYFLYNINLEHKSSEVDNNNFLAIDIGLKNFCTMVNNVNNQAIIIDGKPIKAYYHNFNYKVRNYKKKLKRLHQDTSTKKLANLYNKRKAFTTNYLHQVSSYIIKYCKKNNIKKIIFGYNKGMKEQLYKTTSKKGIFFQIPYSKLVNYLSYKCKLNHIEFIIQEESYTSKCDSLALEPLNFKKDYKGERVTRGLYKSSTGKLINADVNAAINIARKAIGKSLDPWVKELASSGVMSMPLRISV
- a CDS encoding recombinase family protein, whose translation is MKKAFAYCRYSSDHQRNESIDAQLRAIRKYADNNDILIVQTYIDEARSATTDNRPDFLRMFEDIEKVEVDTVLVHKLDRFSRDKYDSAIYKKKLKEKNITLFSITEQLGDNPEDIILESLLEGMSQYYIANLSRETMKGLMENAHRGLHNGGTPPLGYDVDPETKKYIINETEAQAVRLIFELYIKGMGYVKLCDELNKRGFTTKTGRAFRKNSFESILQNEKYKGTYVYNKTLQKVNGKRNNRIKKKDDEIIRVDGVIPAIISKDTWNEARKRKELNKHTTNHKKQNYLLNGLIYCGKCDSKLVGNSRTAGRNKTRYVTYDCYKRRQTKQCDLKSVNKEFIEKQVVKEIEKMLLDKDFLKSRMDEIKSSNNQKQKKIQSEIKALEHNLSKINRETENIIIVIKQGLFNDQLNLELKKLEESKEEIFMKIDELNAKLKEIITEDKIEDVINSYADNLNHIKALREQQQHLSTRKVKNENYLNNNPGIIELDGKKVRSLHYLQRTIDNMQIGKQSEVIEHEKKSTLEQVDFIKQNYIKDFYDFISLEDKAQLIREFVNKVVINEEYADVYFDIVHKNGGDGGSRTRVREFILIKYNN
- a CDS encoding DEAD/DEAH box helicase family protein gives rise to the protein MKDFKNVSFHGEFRTYQQNVLDNVTEYLDDRKVHIVAAPGSGKTILGLELIRRLDAPALIFSPSITIRQQWGERFEEKFIDQDQHIDDYVSYDLTKIKLLTSVTYQGLHAALNKQIDDERDEELYEDEQAIDYTTLDLIKTVKEHKIKTICLDEAHHLRTEWQRSLELFLKQLGNDITVISLTATPPYDSSTAEWQRYTSLCGEIDEEIFIPELVSQGTLCPHQDYIYFNYPTEPEIETIKDYKETVFKTINEIVNGDSFQTLMDHLFKTYKEQTELILENPKEYIALLTVAKFKGMTIPKKLVKLVSPSGRLPLRFKLTFAEIAFQYIIDNPALFTKERSTDIKKQLKSSGLIERKKVKLKLNNKLKRLLISSSGKLNSIAEIAKSEAASLKGDLRMLVLTDYIKKDMMPYIATGNMPNTMGIVSIYERIRLEVGNEVKIGVLSGSLIIVPNSVIEQIKTYANEDGIDLSVKPIPNTDYSEIRFKGSNKHKVKIMTKVFEQGSINILIGTKSLLGEGWDSPCINSLILASFVGSFMLSNQMRGRAIRVDRHNPDKTANIWHLATIEPTYMFTDSLAEKLYAMTIEEKDEIVSEDFDTLKRRFNGFLGPSYNGETIESGIDRIDIIKPPFNRNGIKQINHNMLTLANNRMKMVDKWNKTLHGTVHPVIMETSEIPPKVLPKKFIFINLLNETLLSMVLITLIRGLLRAPITTDSFFNTIIYLTFISVVIYLMTIGYYKLLKYISPKKTIKTLGNCILSTLKDIGEISTIESKVLIESDSHDTMIQCILDRATRHEKRVFASAMKELLSSIDNPRYLLIKKGLLRLNYDHSFACPSIIGVKKKNASIFKEYLQKTSGKIELAYTRNQAGRKHLLKCRRHSYINRNETLVYNKKMVGKWE
- a CDS encoding nitroreductase family protein, whose amino-acid sequence is MATDFLKAIKERRSYYEIGDQKDVSEERIEEIIEEAVLHTPSAFNSQSARVVVLFNDHHKKLWDLTKETLREIIPKNDYGSTEVKINTSFRSGYCTVLFFEDVEVIESLQDKYDLYKDKFPLWSMQSNGMLQHVVWTALEDEGLGASLQHYNPLIDEKVKEEWEIPDHWTLMAQMPVGSKEGKPGEKEFESIDQRLKVFE
- a CDS encoding GRAM domain-containing protein is translated as MMNVNDSNFKFFIRTFLLSGIPFGSIMSIFYMISDGFFDGIGRGILGGIFFGFLMALFNLRQRKKFKNYIEDVLDTETVIYDGEASSLKRFEAVGGWLFLTSDSLLFKSHKLNIQTHETEIDIREIATVTTGKTLKIVPNKLIIEKIDGKTLKFTVNNRKVWVEKISELIN